The Salvia miltiorrhiza cultivar Shanhuang (shh) chromosome 1, IMPLAD_Smil_shh, whole genome shotgun sequence genome has a window encoding:
- the LOC131005902 gene encoding proline transporter 2-like translates to MDEPPIRGIPQPFVLSEFRDSGGEEVSAAALEEEATRLLLLPMEMEAPEGNGVVGSDGKVHSDYHLDVAIPETAHQISHDSWFQVGFVLTTGINSAYVLGYSGTIMVPLGWTGGVIGLILATAISLYANSLVAKLHEFGGKRHIRYRDLAGFIYGKKAYALTWGLQYVNLFMINVGYIILAGSALKAVYVLFRDDNDMKLPYFIAIAGIVCAIFAICIPHLSALRIWLAFSTFFSLVYIVVGFTLALKDGVDTAADYNIPGTKAGKIFSTIGAAANLVFAFNTGMLPEIQATVRPPVVPNMMKALYFQFTVGVLPMYAVTFMGYWAYGSKTSSYLLNNVSGPIWVKTFANISAFLQTVIALHIFASPMYEYLDTRFGIKGSALAVRNLSFRILVRGGYLAVTSLVSALLPFLGDFMSLTGAVSTFPLTFILANHMYLIAKKNKLSFLQKKWHWANVVLFGCMSGAAAVAAVRLIAVHSSTYDVFADL, encoded by the exons ATGGACGAGCCCCCAATCAGAGGAATCCCGCAGCCATTTGTGCTCTCCGAATTC CGAGATAGCGGCGGAGAGGAAGTGAGCGCGGCGGCGTTGGAGGAGGAGGCGACGCGGTTGCTGCTGCTGCCAATGGAAATGGAGGCTCCTGAAGGAAACGGCGTCGTCGGGTCTGATGGAAAAGTCCACTCCGATTATCATTTGGATGTTGCAATTCCGGAAACTGCGCACCAGATTAGCCACG ATTCCTGGTTTCAAGTTGGATTCGTTCTCACAACGGGGATAAACAGCGCCTACGTGCTAGGATACTCTGGCACCATCATGGTTCCGTTGGGCTGGACTGGCGGCGTGATTGGACTTATTCTAGCAACCGCGATATCTTTGTACGCGAATTCTTTAGTTGCCAAGCTTCATGAATTTGGAGGGAAGAGGCACATTAGGTATAGAGACCTTGCAGGATTTATTTATG GTAAAAAAGCTTATGCTCTTACATGGGGACTCCAGTATGTGAATCTGTTTATGATCAATGTCGGATATATTATTTTAGCCGGAAGCGCCCTTAAG GCTGTGTATGTTCTTTTTAGAGACGACAATGATATGAAGCTCCCGTATTTTATTGCCATAGCTGGGATTGTGTGTGCTATCTTTGCCATTTGCATACCTCATTTATCAGCGTTGCGTATTTGGCTGGCGTTCTCTACCTTCTTCAGCCTTGTATACATCGTTGTAGGTTTCACACTGGCGCTCAAAGATG GCGTTGACACTGCAGCAGATTACAACATTCCTGGAACAAAAGCAGGCAAGATTTTCTCAACTATAGGTGCAGCAGCAAATCTGGTTTTCGCCTTCAACACCGGAATGCTTCCAGAAATACAG GCCACGGTGAGACCACCCGTCGTTCCAAACATGATGAAGGCTCTGTATTTCCAGTTCACAGTTGGGGTTCTGCCGATGTATGCTGTCACCTTCATGGGATACTGGGCTTATGGATCCAAAACGTCGTCCTACTTGCTCAACAACGTCAGCGGCCCAATCTGGGTGAAGACTTTTGCTAACATCTCAGCTTTCTTGCAAACAGTCATTGCTCTGCAT ATATTTGCAAGCCCGATGTACGAGTATTTGGATACAAGGTTCGGCATCAAGGGGAGCGCGCTGGCTGTACGCAATCTGTCTTTCAGAATCCTCGTGCGAGGGGGCTACTTAGCTGTCACCTCGTTGGTCTCTGCGTTGCTGCCGTTTTTGGGAGATTTCATGAGCCTAACGGGGGCTGTGAGCACGTTCCCGCTCACCTTCATCCTTGCAAACCACATGTATCTCATCGCGAAGAAGAACAAGCTTAGCTTTCTGCAGAAGAAGTGGCATTGGGCCAACGTCGTCCTGTTTGGATGCATGTCCGGTGCAGCTGCAGTTGCTGCCGTGAGACTCATCGCTGTACATTCGAGTACTTACGACGTTTTTGCTGATTTATAA
- the LOC131005956 gene encoding syntaxin-81-like, which produces MAKVRDRTEDLKDAARRAALNLGYDESKIATIMASFIMHKSLERSSFTKAALTTLESIRALEQFLLKHKKDYIDVHRITEQERDGIEHEVTVFIKACKEQIDVLKNRINDEEANSKGWLGLRSDNLNADTIAHKHGVVLILSEKLHSVTSQFDQLRAVRFRDAINRATPRRKVKQSNPTAVTESSTSGYTEPSEVNNSDVRRTDDVQAEPIRFQKQQLDDETRALQVELASMLDAVRDTETKMVEMSALNHLMSTHVLQQAQQIEFLYEQAVEATHNVELGNKELSQAIQRNSSSRTFLLLFLFVLTFSVLFLDWYS; this is translated from the exons ATGGCAAAAGTTAGAGATAGAACTGAGGATTTGAAGGATGCTGCACGCCGAGCTGCGCTGAATTTGGGATACGATGAG TCCAAAATTGCGACTATAATGGCGTCTTTTATCATGCATAAATCTTTGGAAAGATCATCTTTCACCAAAGCTGCACTAACAACG CTTGAAAGTATTAGAGCTTTAGAGCAGTTCCTGTTGAAGCATAAGAAAGATTACATAGATGTGCACCGTATTACTGAACAAGAGAGAGATGGCATTGAGCATGAG GTTACAGTTTTCATCAAAGCCTGCAAAGAGCAAATTGATGTTCTCAAGAATCGCATAAATGACGAGGAAGCAAATTCAAAGGGATGGCTTGGTTTAAGGAGCGACAATTTGAATGCCGATACCATAGCTCATAAACATGGAGTG GTATTGATCTTAAGTGAAAAACTTCATTCAGTAACTTCACAATTTGATCAGCTCCGAGCTGTGCGTTTCCGAGATGCTATCAACCGGGCGACACCCAGAAGAAAAGTAAAGCAGAGCAACCCCACTGCCGTCACAGAGAGCTCGACTTCCGGATATACTGAGCCCAGCGAAGTAAACAATTCGGATGTCAGGCGGACAGATGATGTTCAAGCAGAGCCGATTAGGTTCCAGAAACAGCAGTTAGATGATGAGACACGTGCCCTTCAG GTAGAGTTGGCCAGCATGTTAGACGCTGTTCGAGATACTGAGACGAAGATGGTGGAAATGTCTGCACTGAACCACCTCATGTCTACTCATGTTTTGCAACAGGCCCAACAGATAGAATTTTTGTATGAGCAG GCAGTTGAGGCTACGCATAATGTGGAGCTTGGTAATAAGGAGCTATCACAAGCCATACAAAGGAATAGCAGTAGCAGAACATTTCTTTTACTCTTTTTATTTGTTCTTACCTTTTCAGTTCTGTTTCTTGATTGGTATAGTTGA
- the LOC131006033 gene encoding uncharacterized protein LOC131006033, producing MGLWTLLEGCLLLANALAILNEDRFLAPRGWSFQEYSGIKRNSFKGQILGLIYATQYLRVPLILLNLLCVIVKMVSG from the coding sequence ATGGGGTTGTGGACACTTCTAGAAGGCTGCCTGCTTCTTGCAAACGCCCTGGCCATATTAAATGAAGATCGGTTCCTTGCCCCTAGAGGATGGAGCTTCCAGGAGTATTCTGGGATTAAGAGAAACTCGTTCAAGGGACAGATACTTGGTCTTATCTACGCAACTCAGTACTTGAGAGTGCCCCTTATACTTCTAAATTTGCTCTGCGTCATTGTGAAGATGGTATCAGGGTGA